One genomic segment of Mytilus galloprovincialis chromosome 5, xbMytGall1.hap1.1, whole genome shotgun sequence includes these proteins:
- the LOC143074222 gene encoding uncharacterized protein LOC143074222, giving the protein MDAEIRSEIQNEVQAALQTTQTTILDSKTTLLDNRLECFNKNFQSTQKALAESQLAKLDETLSDNYKFKKRGNEEQHKHNSKVLVKLKEANSELNQEHLTKDNIESAKDKITEGMSLIRDRQKLIKLADSSEAGWRVVAEYTAYPLAENSEDEKRMYKAQTRAEAKIKKEKLKRKPASSSTAPYTIPTRTSHIDRPGKCFNCNKTGHWRRECPEVTRNASQSLSGPSDKISTVFLFDIKDSNSRYKYNKNALRQPLCYEMNNQNNEIDISNVNITSPAGRLRTHITKWLSIGTNEYILDVIKNGYKIPFMVIPGKVELENNRSAKDNPQFVLGEINKLLQKKCISEVNYIPHVVNPLTVAGKR; this is encoded by the coding sequence ATGGACGCCGAAATTCGATCCGAAATACAAAATGAAGTCCAAGCTGCATTGCAAACCACCCAGACAACAATTTTGGATAGCAAGACCACCCTTCTAGATAACCGCCTAGAATGTTTCAACAAAAATTTCCAGTCTACTCAAAAGGCGTTAGCGGAATCCCAATTGGCAAAGCTAGACGAGACGTTGTCCGATAATTACAAGTTCAAGAAAAGGGGGAACGAGGAACAACACAAACATAACAGTAAagttttggtgaagttgaaggaAGCTAACAGTGAATTAAATCAGGAACATCTCACAAAGGACAATATCGAGTCGGCTAAGGACAAGATAACAGAAGGTATGAGTTTAATAAGAGACAGACAGAAGTTAATAAAGCTAGCTGATTCATCAGAAGCAGGTTGGAGAGTTGTGGCAGAATATACCGCTTATCCGTTAGCTGAAAATTCAGAGGACGAGAAACGAATGTACAAAGCCCAAACAAGAGCGGAGgcgaaaataaagaaagaaaagttaaaaagaaaaccaGCTTCTAGTTCAACAGCTCCGTACACTATTCCAACAAGAACATCTCATATCGACAGACCAGGGAAATGTTTCAACTGCAACAAGACGGGTCACTGGAGAAGAGAATGTCCAGAGGTGACGAGAAATGCAAGTCAGAGTCTGAGTGGACCAAGTGATAAGATAAGTACTGTTTTTCTGTTTGATATTAAGGACAGTAATAGTAGatataaatacaacaaaaatgcTTTGAGACAACCCCTTTGTTATGAAATGAACAACCAAAACAATGAAATTGACATCTCAAATGTAAACATTACATCGCCGGCAGGTAGATTGAGAACTCACATTACAAAATGGTTATCAATAGGCACAAATGAATATATTTTAGATGTTATAAAAAACGGATATAAGATACCGTTCATGGTAATACCAGGAAAGGTTGAACTTGAAAACAATAGGTCAGCGAAGGATAATCCTCAATTTGTTTTAGgggaaataaacaaattattacagaaaaaatGCATAAGCGAGGTTAATTATATTCCACATGTCGTTAATCCTTTAACAGTGGCAGGAAAAAGATAA